CCTTCAACCCATCATAGGTTGAGGAGGTCCACAAGCACAATATCCTGGCTATCCTGTTCAGGGTGGCAGGAAAGCAATGTTAGGTTCagcttgaaatacattttaaatttaactAGAAACTGCCCATACAGTATGTGATCAGAACACACAGTTTATGTTTACTTTTGAGgggagtattttttaaaaccatatgtCAAAGCTATACCAATATCTTTTGAAGCTGTTCTGTTCAGTGTTGTTGTAGAACTATcccagaaacaaacaacttgcaCATACAATTTCTACAAGATGTTACATCTTGTAATTGTAACTCTGACCTAAATAAACCCATCTATGCTTAATCCTTATATCATTTGGTGTCTACTGCGTGTGTTTGTAAGAGTtgtgattattttgttagctacaaactATAAATTAGTCAGTTTGCCATTTCAGTtcatgctgtatttaaattaaaatgacattttatatatTGAGAGAGCTTTCAGTTTCCTTTCCTGACTGTTTATTTTGACATGCCGTAGGGTccaacacatttaaaacagtagTTCATATTAAACAGattattactgtatataatagTACAATGTATAAAAGTTCTTGCTTGACAAACGTAAACATGCATTTATTATAAGCAATAGTTATTGTAAGGCATTTTCCTAGATCACGTTCTTGATTAATTCATGTCAAGGTTGTTTTATTTCTCAGGGAGGGTCAGGTGATATTTTATTACCTGCAATATTACCCATGCAACCAAGTGCATCTTCAAACACAGCAAGCAAGGCCTGTACATCGGAAGCAATTTGTTCAGAATATGTTTGTGAAGCTTTCATACCTTTTCGCCTTTGTGATACAAATCTTCTGGAGGCTCAACAAATTCAAAAGGTCCAGGGGGCCCAGGCGGTCCTTGCTCTCCCTATTTATGTCAAACAGGATACATGGCGTTCAGAGCAGAAATCAAATGTTCACTTCACCAATAGAATGTGGGGTTTCAGAAACAAGCATCAGTGCCTCAGTGACAGACATCAAGGCATCACTATAGATATCTGAAATACACACTTCTAAAGGTACCAAGGTTAGGTTTGAAGTGCATTTCATATGTGGACCAGCACAGCTTCTCCTTTTTAACTGTATCACCAGAATTCATTAGTCACTTACCGGGTCGCCCTCAAAACCTGGTAGCGGTCTCCCTGGTACTCcctaaacaaaagaaacattttaaagcatACTGTAAACAAAAAGATCATCTCAGTTCACCTGAGATGGCTTATAAAcgtattatacaacaaatgttcctaaatgtttaaatACTTACCTGAATAACAGTTAAATGCTGAAATGTAGAATTTTTTTATCTCcaccttttaaaaacattctattttcaccatcagtgaattatcaagtGCAGcaaggcagggagggggttaaaatcctgcCAAAAACACATGCAAACATGTGTTAATTGTTTGTAGTTTGAAGCCAGCTGCCTGTTCCTGTTCCTGTTCCTGTGAGGTATAAAAGCCTCACAAATCTTTCATTCAGGGCTACTGTATGGGTAGGAGAAGGAGGCTGTACTGGACAGGAGAAGGGGGCTGTACTGGACAGGAGAAGGAGGCTGTATTGGACAGGAGAAGGAGACTGTACTGGACAGAAGGAGGCTGTACTGGACAGTAGAAGGAGACTGTACTGGACAGTAGAAGGAGGCTGTACGGGAcagtgatctttagcagaaatacttttgatctttgatgcagctggtgtctttttcattgaagacattttaaataaatcgtGCAACTCTGTGCAGTATGTTCAATCATTtacaaactaaactggctgccaggtttctaaatgcagtgtaacaggtagtgcgtcaataagcCAAATGCTTGCTGTGgtaattctttcagaaatgggattTTTTGTGAGGAACACATTACACAGCAaggggtacatttcacagaaatcgtgaaaccTGTgataaccattttttaaaaaaatacaccgTTACTTAGAACTATGATTACCCTCTATGGTTACCCAAAGGTTTTCTTGGGGTTAACTCATTCACCGTATTTAATTAACAAAATCACCAAATCACCTACTAGTATGTGCATAGAGGGAATGTAGTTGTAGAAAAGCACTACAGGTTAACAGAGAAGTGATTGGATACTTGCTTGGTTTGTTGAACACATTCAAATGTCAAGGAAGGCAGTCTTACCAGAGGACCCCATAACCCAGCTCTACCAGGAGCCTCCTGTAAAAGTCAATTGTTAGAGAATATCACAATAGCAAGCTGTAGTGTTACAGAGGTGTGTTTAACATGGTAAAGTGAATTCCTTCTAACATGTCATGATCACATGATGAAAATATCAGAAAAGATGTTATTAGTATTTTCTGCACTTGTGACAGGTACATCATTTAATATGATGCCTGTTTTGGCAATCATCATTTTGGgggataaaacaaaaaacaaatatcccAGATTCATTCTGCATTGGAAGTAAATGGAAACATTTGGGGTTATCactgttttgttaaatgtttgttGCCTGTGAATGTATTGCTCATGAGAAATTGTGTAGTTGTATTTTTCTGATGTGGACTAATGTCCAATGGAGCAAGGTTAGGATCCCCAAACTCAGGTCTTCAGAAATGAAAGAAATATCCACCTTGACACTCGTCAGGCATGCAGGCTGACTGATTGCCTAAATATTGTGTATAGTTTTATGCATGAACTCAGAAAAACACCAGTACTAAAATGAAACTTAGAGAAAGTGTTCAGTGAAAACATATTAGGTTTTAGAAACTTGACTTATCTAAGTTTATCTTGAAAGAAGATATATTagcttgttttaaatgtaaatgaaaaagtATACTTATAGGACTTCCAGGTTTCCGGGGAATACCCCTTTCTCCATAAAATAAAAGGGACAAGGGATATAACATTAGGAAGATGGGGTAGTAGTCATTTAAATTAcatacagctatgtccaaaagttttgcatcacctagaattttaagattgagacataatttacttccagtttagatcttttatttaacatcatgtaatgaaagaaactacaaaattatgtcacaaaagtctactggaagccatcatagtagtacagtatttcatgttagatttcgaaatgtcacatttttttatttaattttgtcagtttttcataatATGGAAAAgtacttttgtccatagctgtatagtaCCAGTGCTAACCATGCGATCCTAAAGTCATTAAGCATTAACTAAAAGATGAAACCTTTATAAGCTAATTGCAGTAAACAGAATACATTAGTGTGTGTGATCTCTGGGTAAGTATTTAAGACATTAACACAATTTTTTATAGGCAAAACTGTTCTTCTGTAACAGCCCCACTGATATTATAAACAGTCAGTTTTACTGCAGTTTGCATTTCATACCTCTAGAGGTCCCTAAAGTCACATACTTAATTGatactgtttaatttttttaaagaaccatAGGACATATAGGAATATGATTCACTCTTCAAGTACTGCAGCAAGGactttctttcattttatttaaccctcaaaatatatgtattttttgtcaGTTTAGTTTTAATTTAGTCTGccttattatttttctctgtgttAACTAACCAACCAGTCAGAGAGAAATACAGATTATTATTCTGACAAAGAACAAAATACagatcatacacatgggaggagtcatacgcaaagacactcattatcatataatacaGACATATAGAGCTTTTTGAGCATAACACCTTTGCTATTTACTATCcaattcactatgtaacacaatttttgttcctgggtagtaagtgttatttcctaattgcttatgcctcaaaagtatagaaaatgactattattccccacaaactttgcttttgtgaccaggacagtgatattttgaaatttatctatttccaatgagaaaacgggcgaatttgtgtcttttcgttcacataaagtcagaaaaaaacaacatatgaatccaaattaacatgtatttatactaaagtaatacaaaaatgactacaaaagatttagaagtgagtagtttttcgagatttacgattatactgtaaatcactttcacgaatcagcccccaaatatagtctcccatcatgttctcgttatactgtccttggtagcggcgttcaaagtccagtatatcctggtggaagtgctcgccttgctcctccgagtacgctcccatgttctccttgaatttatcaagatgagcattaaggatatggactttgagggacatcctacagcccattgtgccgtagttcttcaccagagtctcaaccagctccacatagttttcggccttgtgattgcccaggaagccccgaaccactgcgacaaagctgttccaagccgctttctccttactagtgagcttcttggggaattcattgcactccaggatcttctttatctgtggtccgacgaagacaccggctttgacctttgcctcagacagcttagggaagaagtcttgaaggtacttgaaggctgccgactccttatctagagctctgacaaattgtttcataaggcccaatttgatgtgcagtggtggcatcagcaccttccgggggtccaccagtggctcccacttgacgttgttcctccccacagagaactcggtccgctgtggccagtcccgcctgtggtagtgcgccttggtgtccctgctgtcccaaaggcaaagatagcggggaaacttggtaaaaccgccttggagacccatcaggaatgccaccattttgaagtctcctatgacctcccagccatactcatcatacttcaaggcatccagcaaggtcttgatgctgttgtaatcctctttgaggtgcaccgagtgagccaggggaagagacgggtacttgttaccattatggagcagcatggctttgaggctcctggatgagctgtcaatgaagaggtgccactcattctggctacaggcgattccgattgcctcgaacagactggtcacattgtggcagaagcagagcccatcttgacgggtgaagaagctggaaaaaggttggtgatgcttcctctgatctgcgacttgcacactttcatccaacaagttccactgcttgagcctagacgtcaaaagctcagcattggacttggtgagaccaagatctctaatcaagttgttgaggtctttttggttggggtagtatgggtttctctcctcagctccacctctgaaattgtcatctggatctacaacatcttcctcgctctctgacttgctgctctctctccggaggagtgggtacggggagctcatggcagtgtggcaccggggcgatggatgaaggaaggtccggatacgtgatagcaggtgcattcttgccagtccgacatttggaagggtccaccatgcagaagtagcagttgcttgagtggtcagtgggttcctgccaaattcttgggatagcgaacttcatggctctcttttcccctctgtaccatcctacaaaaatacatttatttcacccatgactaatgtgtaagagattctcgcaacatttttcatatatgatatattttttcaataacattgaaaattgtaaaacattttaaaattaaaaacttttacaattttaaaaattttaacaaattttataacataaaattccgagcaacaattgtccatcttacattccagagtttttttgcaatgctcgcaggtgaaatgaggtgcccagggtttgtcttgatccccgacaggcatgccgaaatatgccttgtaggcctcacacatcttagcagatgcttccacggagtactttttcgctcttgtcttgataaattggccgcagacatagcaaaatgcgtctgccggatgcttgcagcctcttgatgccatctcagaaaaatgcagatatgtatccacttaggcagctggaactaaactgaactggtgggctaaaggcccctgtatttatactactatttatattactggaaagttctagaaagttctagaagttactccaagtttactcagcactgaatctatctggaatgttctggaaaataggtaaatttcaaaatatcactgtcctggtcacaaaagcaaagtttgaggggaataatagccattttctatacttttgaggcataagcaattaggaaataacacgtactacccaggaaccaaaaaaaaaaaatttgttacacggtgttatgtgcTTGGCCTTTATAGCGGGTGTAACCCAAGGTCCAGATAAACGTTTTTGCTCCAGTGCAGTCTTTGGCATTTGTAATGGAGAAATGCATAGTGTTTTTAATCTAAATATGTGTTAGGTTAAcaggtgtggtgttattttgtggtatgcATAAAAACATGGTATGGTTGCCAGGGCTTGCGCAAATGGTTTTAGcccagaaaacaaggaaacgacCAATTTAAAGGGGTACAATATACTGAGTTTGGcacttaaagttatttttaatataatttttcacaattcagcaaatgtgtgtgactttaacaggTGAGCAACAAATTGgcttatctaaaattgtaaagcCAATTTCACATCCTTACTATATAACTGATTTCCAGAACTAATGTGAACCAGTACTCATGGTTAATTTTATATTTGGGTCTGGGTAACCAATAAAACTGAAATTAACTAACCTTAGTTCATGGGCCTGCATTACCCCTTGGAACTGTGCACCAAGACTTTTGTAcaaatttatttatgtaaggaAACATGTTATGAAAAGTGTATTAAATATGCTCAATTTGTTGTACTAAGTTGTTTGAtttcatccctctctctctctctctctctctctctctctctctctctctctctctctctctatatatatatatatatatatataggggagtACTGTaacacataattaaaacaaacatcGTGATGTAGACCAAATAACCAACGTTTATTGAACACTATGAACATGGAAAGTACAAACATGTAAACAAAATATGTAAGCCATTAATTAAAGGatacatttatatacaaaaaaatcaccttaacaTACTACTAATACAAAATCAGCATGTTTATTATTTAGATTTGGCTGGTAAGCACTGTgcgttttgtttaaatgtgaacGCCTCATTGTTGAACCACTATGGCTGTTTgtccatttcagttttaaattcaAGTTAACAGACTGCTAGTAATACAAAATCAGAAACCACAAGAAACGAAAACATCTGAAAAAGCTTTTTATGACGGTTACCTTCACATACTGTGCATCTGTAACAGGAAGGGCAGACAAGCTGACTAAAATGTAGTTCACTCTGCGacattttttacaacaacaaacaacactaCCAAAGATATTCTAGATTATCAATATGCGCTTTCTCTCAGAACTTCCGCGTTTTAAAAAGCTTTTGGACGGCGCCTCTGGAGGCTCAATCTATACAGCTGCTCTGTTGGGGTAACTTCCTTTTTCTTTAGCTCCGTCGCTCATCTCGTTCTGCGAAAGTATCGACAATCTAGCCCAGGGGTCAgtgtctcctctctctaacaTTTGGGATGCTGTTCTTCCTGTGACAGAAAATACCGTTCCAGGGTTGTTTAATTAAAGCAAATACTGATCCCATATTAATTCACCTTCACTGCTTAGCTACGAAACGGGTAAGTGtaataaacattacatttatgAGTGAGGCCTCGCTGTCTTTTAACTGGTTACAGCCGCTGCatagtgtgtttttttcagtAAACTAAATGGCTGTCTCGCGGTGCGGTGTATTATTCGGGACTGTCGTGAGGTTATTGtaaatattgttgtgttttagttgaCATCTTTAATTCACGTTCTTCCTGGTGTTTCTACCATCCTGGGCCAATCGAGAGGCGAGATGAAGATTCAATTATTCAgtcataaattattttgtttttaaaatgttaccgcGTCAAATTATTTATGCACTGTAGTCGATTTATTTGATCAACAAATGTGTTAAAATCTAAATTAAGGCAATTGATGTGGAATGTCCCAATGTATACAATAGAGTTGGTAATGTTCCTATGTGCAGCAATTCCCATAGCAAATCTGAGAAGAACGCTCAAGATTCaattttgttttgatgtggtttcACAAGGAGCACCCCTGACTGCATCGAACACTAGTTTTCTAAAGCACCGACCTTTGCTTGTCTTCCAGAAACTGTTGTTGCAAAACTCATTTCTTTGGTTGGTATTACTTTAGTATGTAAAGTTTGTGGATCTCCAGCCCAGACTTGTGACAAGAAAGTAAACATTTCAATTGCATGAAGTTATCTTTATCCTTATAGAaatttgaagtgtttttgttAAGACCAAATTGAGTAAAGAAAGATGAGTTAAAGTAGGCATTATTCTTTTAAGGCTTTTTCTTCAGGCTGCTTGGTTGTTAAATTATGTCAATACATTCAAGTCAAGTTACTACATTGGCTGTGCTTTTGCCTGCATGCA
The DNA window shown above is from Acipenser ruthenus chromosome 17, fAciRut3.2 maternal haplotype, whole genome shotgun sequence and carries:
- the LOC131697974 gene encoding uncharacterized protein LOC131697974; translation: MHLLSRIRTFLHPSPRCHTAMSSPYPLLRRESSKSESEEDVVDPDDNFRGGAEERNPYYPNQKDLNNLIRDLGLTKSNAELLTSRLKQWNLLDESVQVADQRKHHQPFSSFFTRQDGLCFCHNVTSLFEAIGIACSQNEWHLFIDSSSRSLKAMLLHNGNKYPSLPLAHSVHLKEDYNSIKTLLDALKYDEYGWEVIGDFKMVAFLMGLQGGFTKFPRYLCLWDSRDTKAHYHRRDWPQRTEFSVGRNNVKWEPLVDPRKVLMPPLHIKLGLMKQFVRALDKESAAFKYLQDFFPKLSEAKVKAGVFVGPQIKKILECNEFPKKLTSKEKAAWNSFVAVVRGFLGNHKAENYVELVETLVKNYGTMGCRMSLKVHILNAHLDKFKENMGAYSEEQGEHFHQDILDFERRYQGQYNENMMGDYIWGLIRESDLQYNRKSRKTTHF